One segment of Phragmites australis chromosome 13, lpPhrAust1.1, whole genome shotgun sequence DNA contains the following:
- the LOC133889719 gene encoding uncharacterized protein LOC133889719, with protein sequence MGSNGKEHKRGVPRPPPLPLYRDWEEEEVVKRTGHGQSPLARSTSTHQAMAAAGNNNKKRLSKQLSMKETTREIKWEKRRRQIHRRRSSMGLNEADDLALGSTVCAVDGEAVSSTELVAKHLTDEDLDELRGSMELGFGFDEEKGGQDLCDTLPALDLYFAVNRQISEPKMRWSTSSAPSLSAASSSSNLCGTPSPGSPNALSNPMDSWKICSPGDNPQLVKTRLRHWAQVVAYSVKHSS encoded by the exons ATGGGCAGCAACGGCAAAGAGCACAAGCGCGGTGTCCCACGCCCGCCACCATTGCCGCTGTACAGAGactgggaggaagaagaggtcgTCAAGAGAACCGGGCACGGGCAGTCGCCACTGGCTCGGTCGACGTCGACGCACcaggccatggccgccgccggcaacaacaacaagaagaggctGTCCAAGCAGCTGTCTATGAAGGAGACCACCCGGGAGATCAAGTGGGAGAAGAGGCGGCGGCAGATACACCGCCGGAGGAGCAGCATGGGCCTGAATGAAGCCGACGACTTGGCCCTCGGCAGCACTGTCTGTGCCGTGGACGGCGAGGCGGTCTCGAGCACCGAGCTTGTGGCCAAGCATCTCACCGACGAGGACCTGGACGAGCTGAGGGGATCAATGGAGCTCGGCTTCGGGTTCGACGAGGAGAAGGGCGGCCAGGACCTCTGCGACACGCTCCCCGCCCTCGACCTCTACTTCGCCGTGAACAGGCAGATCTCCGAGCCCAAGATGCGGTGGTCTACCAGCTCAGCGCCGTCACTGTCGGCGGCCTCGTCTTCGTCCAACCTCTGTGGCACGCCCAGCCCCGGCAGCCCCAACGCGCTCTCTAACCCCATGGACTCGTGGAAGATCTGCAGTCCTG GAGATAACCCTCAGCTTGTGAAGACAAGGCTTAGGCACTGGGCTCAAGTTGTGGCGTATTCAGTGAAGCACTCCAGCTGA